The Streptomyces sp. NBC_00335 DNA window CCGCCGGGTGTGGAGCTGTGCGCGTACCGGGTCGCCCAGGAGGCCCTCACCAACGTCATCAAGCACGCCCCGGCGGCGTGCGTCGACGTCCTCGTCGCGTACCTCCCGCACACCCTGGTGGTCACGGTCACCGACGACGGCGGTGGCGGCGGAGCGGCCGCCGATGCGCGCCGATCAGATCAGGCCAACGTTGCCCCGGGGCCGGGGCACGGGTTGATCGGCATGCGTGAACGCGCGAGGCTCTACGGCGGAACAGTGGTCGTCGGCCCGCGGACCGAGGGGGGATTCAGCGTGCGCCTCACCCTGCCGGTCACCGCCGCGCCGGACACCACCGCGCGTCCCCCCGGCCCGGAGAACCGGCCGGCGTCGTGATCAGGGTCCTCGTCGTCGACGACCAGATCCTGATTCGGGCCGGACTGGCGGCGCTGCTCCAGGCGGCGCCCGGCATCGAGGTGGTCGGCGAGGCCGAGGACGGCGAGGACGCCGTGGTCCGCGCGGCCGCCACCCGCCCGGACGTGATCCTGATGGACATCCGGATGCCCGGCCTCGACGGCCCGGCCGCCACCGAGCGGATCCTCGCGGCGTCGGTGGACCCGCTGCCCCGGGTCCTCGTCCTGACCACCTTCGATCTCGACGAGTACGTGTACGCGGCCCTGCGCGCCGGAGCCTCCGGGTTTCTGCTGAAGGACACCGGCCCGGAGCGGCTGATCGAGGCGGTCGTGGCGGTGGCCCGCGGCGACATGCTCTTCGCCCCGAGCGTGACGCGGCGCCTCATCGAGTCCTACGTGAACCGCGCGGACCCGGTGCCGGACACCCCGGCCGCCCTCGACGCCCTCACCGCCCGCGAGCGCGAGGTGCTGCGGCTGACGGCGCGCGGGCTGTCCAACACGGAGATCGCCGAGCTGCTCTTCATCAGCGAGGCGACCGTCAAGACCCACCTCAACCGGACGATGAGCAAGCTGGCCCTGGACAGCCGGGCCCAGGCCGTCGTCGTGGCGTATGAGACGGGCCTGGTCGTTCCGGGGGCCTAGAGGCCTTCCGCGCCGCGGTTGCGCAGGCGCCGGCCGTACTGCTGGAGCACCCACAGCTCCTCCTGGACCGCTGCCAGTTGCTCCGGCGCGTCCTGGTGGCCGAGGCGGGACAAGGTGCCCTGGATCTCGTGGACCCGGCGGTCGACCGCGCGGAGGCGGACCTGCACCAGCTGGACCCCGGCGTAGACCTCGTCCACGGTCTTCGCGTGGATGGCCTCGACGACGAGCTCGGTGACCAGCGCGCGGACGGTGTCGTTCGGCGCGGCGTCCCGGACCCGGGTCACGTAGTCCTCGGTGCCGAGCGAAGCGCCGCCGGCGTCCAGGATGGCCTGGCGGACGGCCGCGTAGGGCGGGGCGGTGAACTCGTCCATCCCGTACGCGTCGAAGGCGGGCGAGACCAGGGCGGGGCGCTGGAGCGCCAGCTTGAGCAGCTCGCGCTCGGTGATGTGCGCGGGGCTGCGCAGGTTCAGCGCCGGACCCGTGGGGCCGCCGGACGGCGCCGGGATGTCCTCGTACGAGTGGCTGGAGTGGCTGGAGTGACCGGAGCCGCCGGACTGGCCCCGGCGCTGCTGCTGGGGCTGGTTGCCGCGCTCCCGGGCCCAGCGGTCGAGCTGGGCGATCCGCTTGACCACGAACTGCTCGTCGCGCATGCCGAGCATGCCCGCGAGCTGGACCGCCGACTCGTGCTGGATCGCGACGTTCTTGATCTTCTTGATGATCGGGGCGGCTTCCTCCAGCGCGGCGGCCCGCCCCGCCGGGTTCTCCAGGTTGTGCCGGGCCACGATGTGCTTCAGCGCGAACTCGAACAGCGGGGTGCGGGCCTCGACCAGCCCCGCCACGGCCGCGTCGCCCTTGGCCAGGCGCAGGTCGCAGGGGTCCATGCCGCCCGGGGCGATGGTGATGGAGGTCTCCGCGGCGAACTTCTGGTCGTCCTCGAAGGCCCGCAGCGCGGCCTTCTGCCCGGCCGCGTCCCCGTCGAAGGTGAAGATCACCTCGGCGGTCGCGTTGTCCATGAGGAGCCGGCGCAGGATCTTGATGTGGTCGCCGCCGAAGGCCGTGCCGCAGGTGGCGATCGCGGTGGTGACCCCGGCCATGTGGCAGGCCATGACGTCGGTGTAGCCCTCGACCACGACGGCCCGGGAGGTCTTGGCGATCTCCTTCTTGGCCAGGTCGATGCCGTACAGCACCTGGGACTTCTTGTAGATGGCCGTCTCGGGGGTGTTCAGGTACTTGGGCCCGTTGTCGTCGTCGCGCAGCTTGCGCGCGCCGAAGCCGACGACCTCGCCGCTGATGTCGCGGATGGGCCACATCAGCCGGCCGCGGAAGCGGTCGATGGGCTTGCCGCTGCGGCTGTCCTGGGACAGGCCCGAGGTGATCAGTTCCTTGTCGGTGAAGCCCTTGCCGCGCAGGAAACGGGTCAGGTGGTCCCAGCCGGCCGGGCTGTAGCCGACGCTGAAGTGCTGGGCCGCGGCCTGGTCGAAGCCGCGCTCGGCCAGGAACTTGCGGCCGATCTCGGCTTCGGCGCTGCCCAGCTGGTCCATGTAGAACTCGGCCGCGGCCTTGTGCGCCTCGACCAGCCGGATGCGCTCGCCGCGTCCGCTGCTGCCGGCGGTGTAGCCGCCCTCTTCGTACCGCAGGGTGATGCCGGCCAGGCCGGCGAGGCGTTCCACCGCCTCCGAGAAGGAGAGGTGGTCGATCTTCATGACGAAGTCGAGGGTGTCCCCGCCCGCCTGGCAGCCGAAGCAGTGGTAGAAGCCCTTGCTGGGGCTGACCTGGAAGGACGGGGACTTCTCGTCGTGGAAGGGGCAGAGGCCCTTGAGGTTGCCGCCGCCCGCGTTGCGCAGCTGGAGGTACTCGGAGACCACGGCGTCGATCGGGACCGCGTCCCGTACCGCCTTCACGTCGTCGTCGTTGATCCGTCCTGCCACCGCGCCAGTCTACGGCCGGGCGGAGGCAATCCCGTCAGGCCCCTTCCGCCGGAACCAGGGCCGAAAGCGGAATCGACGGATCCGCCAGCCTCTCCCGGTCCACGGGCGCCTTCGACCTGATCAGGGCCTGGATGTCCTCCGTGACGTCCCACACGTTCACGTTCATCCCGGCCAGGACCCTGCCGTCCGAGAGCCAGAAGGCGATGAACTCCCGCTTGCCCGCGTCCCCGCGGATCAGCACCTGGTCGTAGCCGCCCGCCGGGGCGTACCCCGAGTACTCCAGGCCCACGTCGTACTGGTCGGAGAAGAAGTACGGAACCCGGTCGTACGAGACCTCCTGCCCCAGCATCGCCCGCGCGGCGGCCGGACCGCCGTTGAGCGCGTTCGCCCAATGCTCCACCCGCAGCCGGGTCCCCAGCACCGGGTGGTGCGCGGCCGCCACGTCCCCGACCGCGAAGACGTCCGGGTCGGAGGTGCGCAGCGAGGCGTCCACGGCGATCCCGCCCCCGTGCTCCCGGTCCACCAGGGCCAGGCCCGAGGTCTCCGCCAGCGCGGTCCGCGGGGCGGCCCCGATCGCCGCGAGGACCGCGTGCGCCGGGTGCTCCTCCCCGTCGTCCGTACGGGCCGCCAGCACCATGCCGTCGTGCCCGACGATCTCCGTCAGATGGGAGCCGAAGTGGAAGCGGACCCCGTGCTCGGTGTGCAGGTCGGCGAAGAGCCGGCCGACCTCCGGACCGAGCACCGCGTGCAGCGGGGTCGGGGCCGGCTCGATCACGGTGACCTCGGCCCCGTACCCGCGGGCCGCCGCGGCGACCTCCAGCCCGATCCAGCCGGCGCCCGCGATCAGCAGGTGCCCGTTGTCCCGGCCCAGGCCCGCCAGGGCCTTGCGGAGCCGCTCCGCGTGCGAGAGCCGGCGCAGGTGGTGCACCCCGACCAGCTCGGTGCCGGGGATGTCGAGCCGGCGCGGTTCGGCGCCGGTGGCGAGCAGCAGCTTGTCGTAGGGCAGCGCCGTGCCGTCGCCGAGGACGATCTTCTTGGCGTCCCGGTCGAGGTGGACCGCGGGCTGGCCGAGGTGCAGCTCGATGTCGGAGGCCGCGTACCAGGACGGCTCGTGCACGAAGACGCTCTCGCGCTCCTCCTTGCCCGCCAGGTACCCCTTGGAGAGCGGCGGCCGCTCGTAGGGATGCTCACGCTCGTCTCCGATCAGGATCACCCGCCCCGTGAACCCCTCGGACCTCAGCGTTTCGGCCGCTTTGGCTCCGGCGAGCCCTGCGCCGACGATGACGAACGTCCGGTGTGCGTCGACCACCTGATGCCTCCTCATAACCTCTGCGCCACATGCGGGCACATGCGAGCGTCCCGCACCGAGCCTGCCGCGTGAAGGGGGAGTGGCCCGATCGGCTCACCCTTCGGCGCGTCGCGCGCGCTGGGTGAGGCGGGCGTGCAGGGAGCGTGCGGCTGCGTCCGTGAGGGCCGCGATCTGGTCCACGACCGCCCGCTTCCTGGCCCGGTCGTCCGGGGCCTCGTCGAAGATCGCGCGGAACTGGGGGTCCAGACCCTCGGGTGCGCGGGCGCTGACGGCCTCCGCGAGCTCGGCCAGGACGATGCGCTGATCGGCGCGGATCCGCTCCTGCTCGTCGCGCTGTATGACGTACAGGTCGGCCACCGCCTTCAGTACGGCGCACTCGTTGCGGGCCTCGCGGGGCACCACCAGCTCCGCCGCGTACCGGGTCAGCCGGCCGGTCCCGTACGCCTGCCGGGTGGCGCCCTCGGCGGCCAGGCAGAAGCGGCCGATCAGCTGGCTGGTCGCGTCCTTCAGCCGGGCCTGGGCCACGGCCGAGCCGTCGTACCCGTGCGGCCACCACTCCTGCTCCATCAAGCGGTCCAGGGCCTCGCGGAGCTCTTCCGGCTCGGTGTCGGAGGGCACGTACCGGCCGATGGCCACGCGCCAGATCTCGGTGCGCTCGGGCTCGGCGAACAGCAGGTTCGGGTCGAGGTGGCCGGCGTGCAGGCCGTCCTCGAAGTCGTGGACGGAGTACGCCACGTCGTCCGACCAGTCCATGACCTGCGCCTCGAAGCACTTGCGGTCCGCGGGCGCGCCGCGGCGCAGCCACTCGAAGACGGGCAGGTCGTCCTCGTAGGCGCCGAACTTCACCGAGCCCGGGTCGGTGGGGTGGTCCCCGCGCGCCCAGGGGTACTTGGTGGCGGCGTCCAGGCAGGCCCGGGTGAGGTTGAGCCCGACGCTGACCAGGGTGCCGGTCTGCGGATCGGGGACGAACCGCTTGGGCTCCAGCCGGGTCAGCAGGCGCAGCGACTGAGCGTTGCCCTCGAAGCCGCCGCAGTCCTTGGCGAACTCGTTGAGCGCCTCCTCGCCGTTGTGGCCGAAGGGCGGGTGCCCCATGTCGTGCGACAGGCAGGCGGCTTCGACCAGATCGGGATCGCAGCCGAGCGCGGCGCCGAGCTCGCGGCCGACCTGGGCGCATTCGAGGGAGTGCGTCAGCCGCGTACGGGGACTCGCGTCCCAGTCGTACGAACGCGTCCCCGGGGTCACCACCTGCGTCTTCCCGGCGAGCCGGCGCAGGGCGGCGGAGTGCAGCACGCGGGCGCGGTCGCGCTGGAAGGCGGTCCGCCCGGGCCGTTTGTCGGGCTCGGTGGCCCAGCGCTCGGTATCGGCGGGATCGTACGGCTCGCCGGGCAGGTCGAGGGCGGGTCGGACAGGTGCGGTGGTGCCTTCCATGCCTTCCATGGTCCAAACGGTAACCGCACGGGCCGACAAGACGAGTCAAGAGGAGCAATCCGAGCGATTGCGAACCAACCCGACCGTTACGCGGTGGCCAGTTCGAGCGGCTGCTCCCGCTCTACGGGCGCTGCGAGCGCGGCGGCGGCTTCGTCGTAGCGCTGGAGCACCAGCCGGGCCAGCGCCGGATGGGCCCCCAGCGGGGCGGCGGCCGGACCCGGTGCGGCGGCGGCGCTCTCCGCGGCGAAACGGCCCGGGGCGGTGAAGTAGGAGGCGACCGCGACCCGGTGGAGCCCCCGCGCGGCCAGCGCCCGCACGGCGGCGGCCACTCCGGGCGCGGTGCCCGAGGCATAGGCGGCCACCACGGGCACCCCGCCGAGGCGTTCCGAGAGCAGGTCGGCGGTGGCCCGCACATCGGCGGCGGAGTCGGGGTCGCGGGACCCGGCGGCGGCCAGCACCACCGCCGACCCGGCGCTCCAGCCGGCCTCCACGAGCCGCTCGTACAGTGCCTCGACGAGCAGCGGATGCGGCCCGAGCGGGGCGGCGACGCGGGTCCGCAGATGCCCGGCGCGGGCGGCGGCGGCCGGCAGGTCCCGCTTGACGTGGGTGCCGCGGCCGAGCAGCAGCGGCACCAGGACGGCGGCCCCGGCGGTCCGGTCGAGGGTGTGGTCCAGCAGCGGGTGGTTCAGCTCGATGTGACCGAGCCGGACGTCGAGGCGGGGACGGAGCTCGCGGACCCGTTCGAGCAGGGCTTCGACGGTGTGGAGGGCACGCGGATCGCGGCTGCCGTGGGCCACGGCGACGAGGGCGGGCTGCTGCATGGCGGGACTCCTGCGTGGTGTCGGGGGCGCAGACCTCTGAGCTGCGTACCGAGCTGGGCGGTGATCCGGGTCAGCAGCTCCGCCGTGGTCGCGGGCGGCAGTGGTGGGAGGGGCCGTGGTGGGAGGGGCTGGGGCGGGGACTCGGGAGGATGCGCCGGCTCCGTCATGAACCGATCCTGCGCGCGGCAGGTTGCCGATGCGTTGCGCGGGCGTGACGGGTGTTTGCCACCTGCTCACAGGGGGGTGGACGGCGGGGTGGGGTCGGGGCGCGCTTGCCGGTGCGCGGGCTCCCGGGGCCTTCGGCGTGCGCGCGCGTGAGGTGACGGTCTGGCTGCTGGTCGCCCTGGCGTCCGCGGCGCTCCTCACCGCCGCTTCCGGCAGCACCACCGGGAGGCGGAGCCCGAACTGCGGTTGGCGTGGGTCTCCTTCCCGCTGCCGGCGCTGGGCCGGGGAGCGGCGCAGGCCGTGGTGCGGTCCCTGTCGTGAGGCCCGGGGCAGGGGGCACCGGGCAACCGCCGGGACCGTACACGCGTCCGTAGACGACAGGACCGGCGGCAGTAGGACCGGCAACAGCTGGACCACCGGCACCACCAGCAAGGGGATCGCATTGAGGCGCGCAGCACTACGAGGTCTGCCGGGGGCGGCATGGGAGCGGCTGAGGGCCGTACGGATCACCGTGCCCCGGACCGTGCGCGCCCGGCGGAGGGCCGTCCAGGTGGTGATGGCGCTCTGCGTGCTGGCCCTGCTGCCCTCGGCGTGGACGCACGCGTCCGCCGGGCCCCGGCTGCGGACCACCGCCGACGCGCCCGCCGCCGAGGTGGCCGTGGTCTTCGGCGCCGGGCTGTGGAACGGCCGGCCCACCCCGTACCTCGCGCGCCGGCTCGACGCCGCGGTCGAGCTCTACCGCGCGGGGAAGGTCAAGGTCGTCCTGGTCACGGGCGACAACAGCCGCACCGACTACGACGAGCCCGACGCGATGCGCGCGTACCTGACGGGCCACGGGGTGCCCGACGCCCGTGTCGTCAGCGACTACGCCGGATTCGACTCGTGGGACTCCTGCGTCCGGGCCCGGGAGGTCTTCGGCGTGCACCGGGCGGTGCTGATCAGCCAGGGCTTCCACATCCGCCGGGCCGTCGCGCTGTGCCGGGCCGCGGGCGTGGACGTGTACGGGGTCGGGGTGTCCGACGTGCACGACGCGACCTGGTACTACGGCGGGGCCCGCGAGGTCTTCGCCGCCGGCAAGGCGGCCATGGACGCGGTCTTCGAGCCGGAGCCGCGGTTCCTGGGGCCGAAGGAAGAGGGGGTGTCGCGGGCCCTGGCCTCTCTGGCAGACTGACGCCGCGATCGGCATATGCCGATTAGTCATATACCGATCTGTCTCGTGCGTCAGGGGTGTGGAACCGTGGCTGTTGTGGATCTGAGCGGCAAGGTCGTCGTCATCACCGGTGGGGCCCGCGGC harbors:
- a CDS encoding response regulator; protein product: MIRVLVVDDQILIRAGLAALLQAAPGIEVVGEAEDGEDAVVRAAATRPDVILMDIRMPGLDGPAATERILAASVDPLPRVLVLTTFDLDEYVYAALRAGASGFLLKDTGPERLIEAVVAVARGDMLFAPSVTRRLIESYVNRADPVPDTPAALDALTAREREVLRLTARGLSNTEIAELLFISEATVKTHLNRTMSKLALDSRAQAVVVAYETGLVVPGA
- the dnaG gene encoding DNA primase, with product MAGRINDDDVKAVRDAVPIDAVVSEYLQLRNAGGGNLKGLCPFHDEKSPSFQVSPSKGFYHCFGCQAGGDTLDFVMKIDHLSFSEAVERLAGLAGITLRYEEGGYTAGSSGRGERIRLVEAHKAAAEFYMDQLGSAEAEIGRKFLAERGFDQAAAQHFSVGYSPAGWDHLTRFLRGKGFTDKELITSGLSQDSRSGKPIDRFRGRLMWPIRDISGEVVGFGARKLRDDDNGPKYLNTPETAIYKKSQVLYGIDLAKKEIAKTSRAVVVEGYTDVMACHMAGVTTAIATCGTAFGGDHIKILRRLLMDNATAEVIFTFDGDAAGQKAALRAFEDDQKFAAETSITIAPGGMDPCDLRLAKGDAAVAGLVEARTPLFEFALKHIVARHNLENPAGRAAALEEAAPIIKKIKNVAIQHESAVQLAGMLGMRDEQFVVKRIAQLDRWARERGNQPQQQRRGQSGGSGHSSHSSHSYEDIPAPSGGPTGPALNLRSPAHITERELLKLALQRPALVSPAFDAYGMDEFTAPPYAAVRQAILDAGGASLGTEDYVTRVRDAAPNDTVRALVTELVVEAIHAKTVDEVYAGVQLVQVRLRAVDRRVHEIQGTLSRLGHQDAPEQLAAVQEELWVLQQYGRRLRNRGAEGL
- a CDS encoding NAD(P)/FAD-dependent oxidoreductase, whose amino-acid sequence is MVDAHRTFVIVGAGLAGAKAAETLRSEGFTGRVILIGDEREHPYERPPLSKGYLAGKEERESVFVHEPSWYAASDIELHLGQPAVHLDRDAKKIVLGDGTALPYDKLLLATGAEPRRLDIPGTELVGVHHLRRLSHAERLRKALAGLGRDNGHLLIAGAGWIGLEVAAAARGYGAEVTVIEPAPTPLHAVLGPEVGRLFADLHTEHGVRFHFGSHLTEIVGHDGMVLAARTDDGEEHPAHAVLAAIGAAPRTALAETSGLALVDREHGGGIAVDASLRTSDPDVFAVGDVAAAHHPVLGTRLRVEHWANALNGGPAAARAMLGQEVSYDRVPYFFSDQYDVGLEYSGYAPAGGYDQVLIRGDAGKREFIAFWLSDGRVLAGMNVNVWDVTEDIQALIRSKAPVDRERLADPSIPLSALVPAEGA
- a CDS encoding deoxyguanosinetriphosphate triphosphohydrolase; translation: MEGMEGTTAPVRPALDLPGEPYDPADTERWATEPDKRPGRTAFQRDRARVLHSAALRRLAGKTQVVTPGTRSYDWDASPRTRLTHSLECAQVGRELGAALGCDPDLVEAACLSHDMGHPPFGHNGEEALNEFAKDCGGFEGNAQSLRLLTRLEPKRFVPDPQTGTLVSVGLNLTRACLDAATKYPWARGDHPTDPGSVKFGAYEDDLPVFEWLRRGAPADRKCFEAQVMDWSDDVAYSVHDFEDGLHAGHLDPNLLFAEPERTEIWRVAIGRYVPSDTEPEELREALDRLMEQEWWPHGYDGSAVAQARLKDATSQLIGRFCLAAEGATRQAYGTGRLTRYAAELVVPREARNECAVLKAVADLYVIQRDEQERIRADQRIVLAELAEAVSARAPEGLDPQFRAIFDEAPDDRARKRAVVDQIAALTDAAARSLHARLTQRARRAEG
- a CDS encoding SanA/YdcF family protein translates to MALRRAALRGLPGAAWERLRAVRITVPRTVRARRRAVQVVMALCVLALLPSAWTHASAGPRLRTTADAPAAEVAVVFGAGLWNGRPTPYLARRLDAAVELYRAGKVKVVLVTGDNSRTDYDEPDAMRAYLTGHGVPDARVVSDYAGFDSWDSCVRAREVFGVHRAVLISQGFHIRRAVALCRAAGVDVYGVGVSDVHDATWYYGGAREVFAAGKAAMDAVFEPEPRFLGPKEEGVSRALASLAD